One Paracoccus sp. TOH DNA segment encodes these proteins:
- a CDS encoding GGDEF domain-containing protein, translated as MNISLACLDELMPMHLVLGPDGRILSTGRTLSKLLNGKDKLPEAFRGDVERILLERSGRNLRPVSLQSHPGISLVAHCARSGDTLILNFGFGASLENAARSFDLTNSDFPPTDLAMECFFLQEANRAISDELHRVNQILKEARDAAERLSVTDPLTGALNKRAFDLELAAAMENAQRAPFSLMSLDLDSFKLINDTFGHIAGDSVLVAAANALRSQIRDEDKMCRVGGDEFLIVIRNCADRSTLLKMAKRILSAIDEIRPLGFPANLSASLGISTSEQCRTVHDLLSGADVALYRSKRAGGGRATIFDAS; from the coding sequence ATGAATATCAGCCTGGCATGCCTGGATGAGCTTATGCCGATGCATCTGGTGCTGGGACCGGATGGCAGGATCTTGTCCACAGGCAGAACGCTCTCCAAACTGCTGAACGGGAAAGACAAGTTGCCGGAAGCATTCCGGGGGGATGTCGAAAGGATCCTGCTGGAGCGGAGCGGCCGGAACCTCCGCCCGGTCAGTCTGCAATCCCATCCGGGAATCAGCCTGGTCGCGCATTGCGCAAGATCCGGGGATACTCTGATCCTGAATTTCGGCTTCGGGGCCTCACTCGAGAACGCCGCGCGCAGCTTCGACCTGACCAATTCCGACTTTCCGCCCACGGACCTGGCCATGGAGTGCTTCTTCCTTCAGGAAGCGAACCGGGCCATTTCGGACGAGCTGCACAGGGTGAACCAGATCCTCAAGGAAGCCCGCGACGCCGCCGAGCGCCTTTCGGTCACCGACCCCCTGACGGGCGCCCTGAACAAACGGGCCTTTGACCTGGAGCTGGCGGCCGCGATGGAGAACGCGCAGCGCGCGCCGTTCTCGTTGATGAGTCTGGATCTGGATTCGTTCAAGCTCATCAACGACACTTTTGGTCATATCGCCGGCGATTCGGTTCTGGTGGCCGCGGCGAATGCCCTGCGATCCCAGATCAGGGACGAGGACAAGATGTGCCGGGTCGGAGGCGACGAGTTCCTTATCGTCATCAGAAACTGCGCGGACAGGTCGACCCTGCTGAAAATGGCCAAGAGAATCCTGTCGGCAATCGATGAAATCCGGCCGCTCGGCTTTCCCGCGAACCTGTCCGCAAGCCTGGGCATTTCCACGTCCGAACAGTGCAGAACCGTTCATGACCTGCTATCGGGAGCGGATGTTGCTCTTTATCGTTCAAAGCGGGCGGGCGGCGGCAGGGCCACCATTTTCGACGCTTCATGA
- a CDS encoding DUF2285 domain-containing protein, whose protein sequence is MLSPVEHRDGDTEPIVALAHLAGLDLRRATDGWHGIWQADGIAHQFWLPEAVPDAAAFYAVTLPMDSFLELRTHAARRFWRSLNGRPPGPDFRAIPAQLRQWHILSLRALDARLRGESYRTIAEVLLGFRGTKEDFENDPRKNKARRLVAHGVRMMRGGYRLLLQYPIKPGKH, encoded by the coding sequence ATGCTGTCGCCCGTCGAACATAGAGACGGTGACACGGAACCGATAGTTGCGCTTGCGCATCTTGCCGGCCTCGACCTGCGCCGCGCCACCGATGGCTGGCACGGCATTTGGCAGGCCGATGGCATCGCGCATCAATTCTGGTTGCCCGAGGCGGTGCCGGACGCCGCAGCGTTCTACGCCGTCACGCTACCGATGGACTCCTTTCTGGAGCTTCGCACCCACGCCGCCCGGCGCTTCTGGCGATCATTGAACGGTCGTCCGCCCGGTCCCGATTTCCGGGCGATCCCGGCCCAGCTTCGGCAATGGCATATCCTGTCCCTGCGCGCGCTCGATGCCCGCTTGCGCGGGGAAAGCTATCGCACCATCGCGGAAGTCCTGCTCGGCTTTCGCGGCACCAAGGAGGATTTCGAGAACGACCCGCGCAAGAACAAGGCCCGCCGCTTGGTCGCGCATGGCGTCAGGATGATGCGCGGCGGCTATCGCCTGTTGCTCCAATACCCGATCAAACCCGGCAAGCATTGA
- a CDS encoding DUF2285 domain-containing protein, with translation MRVPVELDPDVDDEAPTGNDITPYDEQHHVTYWRLLDAKADGADWKEVARIVLHRDPAAEELRTYRCWQSHLERAQWLSREGYRKILEQAAANKA, from the coding sequence ATGCGGGTTCCCGTCGAACTCGATCCCGATGTGGACGACGAAGCGCCCACGGGAAACGACATTACACCTTACGATGAACAGCACCACGTCACCTATTGGCGTCTGCTCGACGCAAAGGCCGATGGCGCGGACTGGAAGGAAGTCGCGCGGATCGTGCTGCACCGCGATCCTGCGGCCGAGGAACTGCGCACCTATCGTTGTTGGCAAAGCCACCTTGAACGCGCGCAATGGCTTTCGCGTGAGGGCTATCGGAAGATTCTGGAACAGGCGGCGGCGAACAAGGCATGA
- a CDS encoding DNA cytosine methyltransferase, translated as MMRALDLFSAAAGGWSLGLHRAGFVTIAACEIVEWRRILYAENNPHVRLYEDVRGLTAARLVSDLGILPDIIVGSPPCQDISSANTKGRGIDGERSGLYLEAVRLVGDCRPRWFAFENSPNLRTRGADRLLDELETLGYAVEPCVVGADSVGANHVRKRSWLIGYDPGQLADTRIAIPAGWHPSGGWFWCAQGDEGIGPLRPVPQSDLGDAEEIGCGSRWQGRRVEPVAGPCQPPCGDDGNADSERSAAGERPAQAQGPDDIGSGRFRTDADHERGAAFRQAGHAPWHDADAGKAERRPQVERAGDRDGTPGERGEGADRHAEPVAPRGGNPADTDEARQPHGRLESGLRAAEVADDGRDDEQGNDGLDADSNEEPTGPIIHPEMGGRAGAGGDVAEPWADWNGGLAHHLRLDDGLSAWVADTRIALGSRKGTSAASLIVEAFGDAVLPQIPEAIGRAILRTEAALDAVLVRSTPDIPGDEQ; from the coding sequence ATGATGCGCGCGCTCGACCTGTTCAGCGCCGCAGCCGGAGGCTGGTCGCTCGGCCTGCATCGCGCCGGCTTCGTCACCATCGCCGCCTGCGAAATCGTCGAATGGCGGCGCATCCTTTACGCAGAGAACAACCCTCATGTCAGACTCTACGAGGACGTGCGCGGACTCACGGCAGCTCGCCTTGTTTCCGACCTTGGAATCCTGCCCGACATCATCGTCGGCAGCCCGCCGTGCCAGGACATCAGCAGCGCCAACACCAAAGGGCGAGGCATCGACGGGGAACGGTCGGGCCTCTATCTCGAAGCCGTCCGGCTGGTCGGAGATTGCCGCCCTCGCTGGTTCGCTTTTGAGAACAGCCCTAATCTCAGAACTCGCGGCGCTGACCGGCTGCTCGATGAACTGGAAACGCTCGGCTACGCCGTCGAGCCGTGCGTGGTGGGTGCTGACAGCGTTGGCGCCAACCATGTCCGCAAGCGGTCATGGCTCATCGGCTACGACCCCGGCCAGCTTGCCGACACCCGTATCGCAATCCCAGCAGGGTGGCATCCGTCTGGAGGGTGGTTCTGGTGCGCGCAGGGCGATGAAGGAATCGGGCCTCTACGACCTGTTCCGCAGTCAGACCTTGGCGACGCCGAGGAAATCGGATGCGGATCGCGGTGGCAGGGGCGACGTGTTGAGCCAGTTGCAGGGCCATGCCAGCCGCCATGCGGGGATGATGGGAACGCCGACAGCGAACGCAGCGCCGCGGGGGAGCGTCCTGCGCAAGCTCAAGGGCCGGATGACATCGGATCAGGACGATTTCGAACGGACGCCGACCATGAGCGAGGTGCTGCATTTCGACAGGCCGGACATGCCCCATGGCATGATGCCGACGCCGGTAAAGCCGAACGGCGGCCGCAGGTTGAGCGCGCAGGAGATAGAGACGGGACGCCGGGCGAACGGGGCGAAGGCGCAGATCGACACGCCGAACCTGTTGCGCCACGCGGCGGAAACCCTGCCGACACCGACGAAGCGCGACAGCCGCATGGACGGCTGGAGTCCGGCCTACGAGCGGCGGAAGTCGCCGACGATGGACGCGATGATGAGCAGGGCAATGATGGCCTCGACGCCGACAGCAACGAGGAACCAACTGGCCCCATCATCCATCCAGAAATGGGCGGGCGCGCGGGCGCTGGCGGTGATGTTGCGGAACCATGGGCTGACTGGAACGGCGGCCTTGCCCATCACCTACGGCTGGATGATGGGCTTTCCGCCTGGGTGGCTGACACGCGCATTGCGCTCGGTAGTCGCAAAGGGACTTCTGCTGCCAGCTTGATCGTCGAAGCCTTCGGCGACGCTGTTCTTCCGCAAATCCCCGAAGCCATCGGCCGCGCCATCCTGCGCACCGAAGCCGCGCTCGACGCCGTGCTGGTGCGCTCCACCCCCGACATTCCCGGAGACGAACAATGA
- a CDS encoding 3-hydroxybutyrate dehydrogenase — MFEKFLSGKTAVVTGSNSGIGLGIAHELARAGADIVLNSFTDAAEDHALADSLAAAHGVAVRYIQADMSKGADCRALIEKAGVCDILVNNAGIQHVAPIPDFPAEKWDAIIAINLSSAFHTTAAALPIMRQAGWGRVINIASAHGLTASEYKSAYVAAKHGIVGLTKVTALETAKEPITCNAICPGYVLTPIVEKQIPDQMKTHNMSRDEVIAKVMLQRQPSGQFATVEQMGGTAVFLCSPAAEQITGTTISVDGGWTAL, encoded by the coding sequence ATGTTCGAGAAATTCCTCAGCGGCAAGACGGCGGTGGTGACCGGCTCCAATTCGGGGATCGGGCTTGGCATCGCCCATGAGCTGGCGCGGGCGGGCGCGGATATCGTGCTGAACAGCTTCACCGATGCGGCCGAGGATCACGCGCTGGCCGACAGCCTGGCCGCCGCGCATGGCGTCGCCGTGCGCTATATCCAGGCCGACATGTCCAAGGGCGCCGATTGCCGCGCCCTGATCGAGAAGGCCGGCGTCTGCGACATCCTGGTGAACAATGCCGGTATCCAGCATGTCGCGCCGATCCCGGATTTCCCGGCCGAGAAATGGGACGCGATCATCGCCATCAACCTGAGTTCGGCCTTTCACACCACGGCGGCGGCGCTGCCGATCATGCGCCAGGCCGGCTGGGGCAGGGTGATCAACATCGCCTCGGCGCATGGGCTGACGGCCAGCGAATACAAATCGGCCTATGTCGCGGCCAAGCACGGCATCGTCGGCCTGACCAAGGTGACGGCGCTGGAGACCGCGAAGGAGCCGATCACCTGCAACGCCATCTGCCCCGGTTACGTGCTGACCCCGATCGTGGAGAAGCAGATCCCCGACCAGATGAAGACCCATAACATGAGCCGCGACGAGGTGATCGCCAAGGTCATGCTCCAGCGCCAGCCCTCCGGGCAGTTCGCCACGGTCGAGCAGATGGGCGGCACGGCGGTCTTTCTGTGCTCGCCGGCGGCGGAGCAGATCACCGGGACGACCATCTCGGTGGATGGGGGCTGGACGGCGTTGTAA
- a CDS encoding DUF6499 domain-containing protein: protein MKSLTISSPGVVLRAPALGGDAMLLSIDWRSPAAYRHAKHIPAAGFAWEYLRRNDEYRHDFQTIALTGQPGSPELEAFAHRWGLRFPMRSRCAA, encoded by the coding sequence ATGAAATCTTTGACCATCTCCAGTCCGGGCGTTGTTCTGCGCGCCCCGGCTTTGGGAGGTGACGCCATGCTTTTAAGCATCGACTGGCGCTCGCCGGCGGCATACCGACACGCGAAGCACATTCCTGCCGCCGGTTTCGCCTGGGAATATCTGCGCCGGAATGACGAGTATCGTCATGACTTCCAGACCATCGCACTGACCGGACAACCGGGCAGCCCCGAACTTGAAGCGTTCGCGCATCGTTGGGGTTTGCGATTTCCCATGCGATCCCGATGCGCCGCATGA
- a CDS encoding extracellular solute-binding protein, translating to MRFFKFANESAIWRRIALCACVASMPLASLAEPMHAIAMYGEPALPPGFSHLPYTNPQAPKGGTIRLAETGSFDSLNPWILMGNPVWPIFTQPGLLTESLMMRSIDEPFTLYGLLAESVETDAERGWVEFTLRPEARFSDGSPVTIEDVMWSYEVLGTKGHPRYTAVWSKVETMEQTGPRSVRFTFNTPDRELAMLMGMRPILKKAQWQGRDFSQSSLMAPIGSGPYVIDKVDPGRAITFRRNPDYWGRDLAVSQGLHNFDVIRYDYFGDASAMFEAFKAGEIDVWRELVAARWERNFDFPAIREGKVVKAEIPHGRPSGIMGLVMNTRNPRFADWRVRQAMIEAFNQRFINMTLTGGKDPRITSYFANSELAMQPGPATGREAELLAPFADRLPPGTIEGYALPEGGERAIDRKGIRAALDLLGQAGWTVQKGELRDTQGRPFSFEILLNQSGSAMRTSAETRQIVDIFVQSLRNLGIRPKVTLLDAAQYVERTNNYQFDMTWYERGLSLSPGNEQRLYWGREGVAKPGSKNWMGMDSPAAEAMIAEMGRARTHEDYVAAVRALDRILTAGRYVIPVSYSRISRLAHRADLDYPENTPLYGDWPGFMPETWWQEERE from the coding sequence ATGCGATTCTTCAAATTTGCTAACGAATCCGCGATCTGGCGGCGAATCGCGCTGTGCGCGTGTGTTGCATCCATGCCGCTGGCAAGCCTTGCCGAACCCATGCATGCCATTGCAATGTATGGAGAACCTGCGCTGCCGCCCGGCTTCAGCCATCTGCCCTATACCAATCCCCAGGCCCCCAAGGGCGGCACGATTCGGCTGGCCGAGACCGGCAGCTTCGATTCGCTCAACCCCTGGATCCTGATGGGCAACCCGGTCTGGCCGATCTTCACCCAGCCGGGTCTGCTGACCGAGTCGCTGATGATGCGCTCGATCGACGAACCCTTCACGCTTTACGGCCTGCTGGCCGAAAGCGTCGAGACCGATGCCGAGCGCGGCTGGGTCGAGTTCACCCTGCGCCCCGAGGCCCGATTTTCGGACGGCTCGCCGGTAACCATCGAGGACGTGATGTGGTCCTATGAGGTGCTCGGGACCAAGGGGCATCCGCGCTACACCGCCGTCTGGTCCAAGGTCGAGACGATGGAGCAGACCGGCCCGCGCTCGGTCCGCTTCACCTTCAACACCCCGGACCGCGAGCTGGCCATGCTGATGGGCATGCGGCCGATCCTGAAGAAGGCGCAATGGCAGGGGCGCGATTTCAGCCAGTCCAGCCTGATGGCCCCGATCGGCTCGGGGCCCTATGTCATCGACAAGGTCGATCCCGGCCGCGCCATCACCTTCCGCCGCAATCCCGACTATTGGGGCCGCGACCTGGCGGTCAGCCAAGGCCTGCACAATTTCGACGTGATCCGCTACGATTATTTCGGCGATGCCTCGGCCATGTTCGAGGCCTTCAAGGCCGGCGAGATCGACGTCTGGCGCGAGCTGGTCGCAGCACGGTGGGAGCGCAACTTCGACTTTCCCGCCATCCGCGAGGGCAAGGTGGTCAAGGCCGAGATCCCGCATGGCCGTCCTTCGGGAATCATGGGGCTGGTGATGAACACCCGCAACCCGCGCTTCGCCGACTGGCGGGTGCGGCAGGCGATGATCGAAGCCTTCAACCAGCGCTTCATCAACATGACGCTGACCGGCGGCAAGGATCCGCGCATCACCAGCTATTTCGCCAATTCCGAACTGGCGATGCAGCCCGGCCCCGCCACGGGGCGCGAGGCGGAACTGCTTGCCCCCTTCGCGGACCGGCTGCCGCCCGGCACCATCGAAGGTTATGCCCTGCCCGAGGGCGGCGAGCGGGCCATCGACCGCAAGGGCATCCGCGCCGCGCTGGACCTGCTCGGCCAGGCGGGCTGGACCGTGCAGAAGGGCGAACTGCGCGACACCCAAGGCCGCCCCTTCAGCTTCGAGATCCTGCTGAATCAGTCCGGCAGCGCCATGCGCACCAGCGCCGAGACCCGGCAGATCGTCGATATCTTCGTGCAATCGCTGCGCAATCTGGGCATCCGCCCCAAGGTGACGCTGCTTGATGCGGCGCAATATGTGGAACGCACCAACAACTACCAGTTCGACATGACCTGGTACGAGCGCGGCCTGTCGCTCTCGCCCGGGAACGAGCAGCGGCTCTATTGGGGCCGCGAGGGCGTGGCCAAGCCGGGCAGCAAGAACTGGATGGGCATGGACAGCCCCGCCGCCGAGGCGATGATCGCCGAGATGGGCCGGGCCCGCACGCATGAGGATTATGTCGCCGCGGTCAGGGCGCTTGACCGGATCTTAACCGCCGGACGCTATGTCATCCCGGTCAGCTATTCACGGATTTCCCGCTTGGCCCATCGCGCCGACCTGGATTATCCTGAAAACACGCCGCTTTACGGTGACTGGCCCGGCTTCATGCCAGAAACCTGGTGGCAGGAGGAAAGAGAATGA
- a CDS encoding helix-turn-helix domain-containing protein produces MSNPLADLPPRMLRTKEAARFLGISIRTLEKHRTYGTGPTYRKIGGRVLYAVEDLQAWTAIGARKSTSDKTAGTVFPARPLTPEERGSR; encoded by the coding sequence ATGTCCAACCCGCTCGCGGACCTTCCGCCGCGCATGTTGCGCACCAAGGAAGCCGCGCGCTTCCTCGGCATTTCCATCCGAACCCTTGAGAAGCATCGCACCTACGGAACCGGCCCGACCTATCGCAAGATCGGCGGGCGCGTCCTCTACGCGGTCGAGGACTTGCAAGCCTGGACCGCGATAGGTGCGCGCAAGTCCACCAGCGACAAGACCGCCGGCACCGTCTTTCCCGCCCGTCCGCTCACGCCCGAAGAACGGGGCAGCCGCTAG
- a CDS encoding toll/interleukin-1 receptor domain-containing protein, with translation MGGKDDRLLILKKSLEDRSNELGIDPEKIVYLDSDDAYNRKLPALGIYFGNSPRVVPAAISRLIQDSIVIIPVVSHITMVSQEIPNELSHINAIQCSRSGDNIARLTSLVFETFRLLRKERGIFISYRRKGSQPLANKLYDELDKRGFDVFIDTRSVPPAADFQAELWHRMSDVDTIVLIDTPGFREGRWTKAELAQANLLGIQTLHLLWPGQKEESKYAFSHFVKLQPSDFKGPSPGRGATITQEAINAICTMAEELRAQAMALRHAHLVDNFCDAARDLAFTPSVQPERWISVALPKGKSLAVVPAVGRPTSDRINTIFDSISAHKATDAPIWAIYDSRGLHENWIRHLNWLDGHLPIRTLSVAHVPDALKEFSK, from the coding sequence ATGGGCGGTAAAGACGATAGGCTGCTTATACTGAAAAAGTCACTAGAAGATCGTTCCAACGAACTTGGAATCGATCCCGAAAAGATTGTCTATCTGGATAGCGATGACGCCTACAATCGAAAGCTTCCCGCTCTTGGGATATATTTCGGCAACTCCCCGAGGGTTGTTCCTGCTGCAATTTCCCGTCTTATTCAAGATTCCATTGTTATAATTCCCGTAGTAAGCCATATAACTATGGTTTCTCAGGAAATACCGAACGAACTAAGTCACATAAATGCTATTCAATGCTCTCGTTCAGGCGACAATATTGCCCGGCTTACGTCGCTGGTTTTTGAGACATTCCGGCTACTGAGGAAGGAGCGAGGAATTTTCATAAGCTATCGTCGCAAGGGGTCACAGCCGCTTGCGAACAAGCTTTATGATGAGCTTGATAAACGTGGCTTCGACGTTTTCATAGATACACGCTCAGTTCCCCCCGCCGCTGACTTTCAAGCAGAGCTTTGGCACAGAATGTCAGATGTCGATACAATCGTTCTGATTGACACGCCGGGATTTAGGGAGGGGCGCTGGACGAAGGCGGAACTCGCGCAAGCTAACTTGCTAGGAATACAAACTCTGCATCTTCTATGGCCGGGTCAAAAGGAAGAGTCGAAGTATGCATTTAGCCACTTCGTAAAACTCCAACCATCAGATTTTAAAGGACCATCACCCGGACGAGGAGCAACTATAACGCAGGAGGCGATAAATGCCATCTGCACAATGGCCGAGGAACTAAGGGCGCAGGCGATGGCTCTCCGGCACGCTCATTTAGTGGACAACTTCTGCGATGCCGCTCGGGATCTCGCATTCACCCCATCGGTTCAGCCTGAGCGTTGGATTTCCGTCGCACTTCCCAAGGGCAAATCTCTGGCTGTAGTTCCAGCAGTCGGGCGCCCTACTTCAGACCGAATAAACACAATCTTTGACTCAATCTCGGCACATAAAGCAACAGATGCTCCGATCTGGGCGATATATGATAGTCGCGGCCTGCATGAAAATTGGATCAGGCACCTGAATTGGCTAGATGGCCATCTACCAATTCGGACGCTTTCAGTTGCCCACGTCCCTGACGCGCTGAAGGAGTTCTCGAAATGA
- a CDS encoding antirestriction protein ArdA: MTSATDINPRIYVACLAAYNNGYLHGAWIDADQDADDIRNKVSAMLARSPIKGAEEYAIHDYEGFEGITVHEYAGIDKVARMAAFIAEHGALGAGLLDHCDDDMDQAEAALQDCYHGQFASLADFMEEVTTESGVTIPEALRYYIDWEAMARDAEMGGEFFTVETAHDEVHVFSSR, from the coding sequence ATGACCAGCGCAACCGACATCAATCCCCGCATCTATGTTGCCTGCCTTGCAGCCTATAACAACGGCTATCTGCATGGTGCCTGGATCGACGCGGATCAGGACGCCGACGACATCAGGAACAAGGTTTCCGCGATGCTTGCGCGCTCGCCGATCAAGGGCGCGGAGGAATACGCCATCCATGATTATGAGGGTTTCGAGGGCATCACCGTCCACGAGTATGCCGGCATCGACAAGGTTGCCCGCATGGCCGCGTTCATCGCGGAGCATGGCGCGCTAGGCGCTGGTCTGCTGGACCATTGCGACGATGACATGGATCAGGCCGAAGCCGCCTTGCAGGATTGCTATCACGGCCAGTTCGCCAGCCTCGCCGACTTCATGGAGGAAGTGACCACCGAAAGCGGCGTCACCATCCCCGAGGCGCTGCGCTACTATATTGATTGGGAAGCAATGGCCCGCGATGCTGAAATGGGCGGCGAGTTCTTCACGGTCGAAACCGCACATGACGAGGTGCATGTGTTTTCCAGCCGGTGA
- a CDS encoding replication initiator protein A: MLREDDHDPPQSSEVSERSRLDPFVVATGDAPPRDQRDLMERPFFSLAKTPRTKPILYKAADIEVQVFGMPEHGMATIWDADVLIWAASQIVAAENNGLTTSRFFRFTPYHLLRAIGRPTGNRQYLLLKAALARLQSTVIATTIRNGPHWRRRQFSWINEWEELTTRAGRVEGMEFVLPEWFYNSVIGRSLVLTIDPDYFRLTGGIERWLYRVARKHAGHQRHGWIFEVAHLHQKSGSIARPSDFALDLRRIAARQPLPGYLLQIEREDGRELLRIRPENLSTGTVDNPVKAIGTSGARGIGTSGAALSAHQAHEPQLTLWPETRNPTANLSNRESNSFSLTRAHARRGAGSAGSGWP, translated from the coding sequence ATGCTGCGCGAGGACGATCACGACCCCCCGCAGTCGTCCGAGGTTAGCGAGCGCAGCCGCCTCGACCCCTTCGTGGTCGCAACGGGCGACGCGCCGCCGCGCGATCAGCGCGACTTGATGGAACGGCCGTTTTTTTCGCTGGCGAAAACCCCGCGCACCAAGCCGATTCTCTACAAGGCCGCCGATATAGAGGTGCAGGTGTTCGGGATGCCCGAACACGGCATGGCGACCATATGGGACGCCGATGTTCTGATATGGGCCGCCTCGCAGATTGTCGCGGCCGAGAACAACGGCCTCACCACGTCGCGCTTCTTTCGCTTCACGCCCTATCATCTGTTGCGCGCCATCGGACGGCCGACCGGCAACCGGCAATATCTATTGCTCAAGGCCGCGCTCGCACGGCTGCAATCCACTGTCATCGCCACCACGATCCGCAACGGCCCGCATTGGCGCCGCCGGCAATTTTCATGGATCAACGAATGGGAGGAATTGACGACGCGCGCCGGCCGCGTCGAGGGCATGGAATTCGTCCTGCCCGAATGGTTCTATAACAGCGTCATAGGCCGCTCGCTGGTCCTGACCATCGACCCGGACTATTTCCGGCTGACTGGCGGCATCGAGCGTTGGCTTTACCGCGTCGCCCGCAAACACGCCGGCCACCAGCGCCATGGCTGGATTTTCGAGGTCGCGCACCTTCATCAGAAGTCCGGCAGCATCGCGCGGCCGTCCGACTTCGCGCTCGACCTGCGCCGGATCGCGGCCCGCCAACCGCTTCCCGGCTACCTGCTCCAGATCGAGCGGGAGGATGGCCGCGAGCTGCTGCGCATCCGCCCCGAAAACTTATCAACAGGCACTGTTGATAACCCTGTTAAAGCCATCGGCACATCAGGCGCACGGGGTATCGGCACATCAGGCGCAGCACTATCGGCACATCAGGCGCATGAACCCCAGCTAACGCTTTGGCCTGAAACGCGGAATCCGACCGCTAACTTATCTAACAGAGAATCTAACTCTTTTTCTTTGACGCGCGCACACGCGAGGCGTGGTGCCGGTTCCGCCGGGAGCGGCTGGCCATGA
- a CDS encoding TIR domain-containing protein, with product MTRKCFYSFHYAEDNWRVATVKNIGSVEGQPIVSGNEFEQIKAKGDDAVKKWINGNMAGRSTLVVLIGAHTAGRKWVDYEIEYAWSQKKAILGINIHKLLDKNGNSTNKGANPFANWTVGTQKTPMSNYAKVYDPAGADSKAVYASISNNIEGWIEEAIRLRG from the coding sequence ATGACTAGGAAGTGCTTCTATAGCTTTCACTATGCAGAAGACAATTGGCGTGTTGCTACAGTCAAAAACATCGGCTCGGTAGAGGGGCAGCCGATTGTATCTGGTAATGAGTTCGAGCAGATAAAGGCCAAGGGCGACGATGCCGTAAAGAAATGGATCAACGGCAATATGGCAGGAAGAAGCACCCTTGTCGTCCTGATTGGAGCACACACAGCGGGCCGAAAGTGGGTTGACTACGAAATAGAATACGCATGGTCTCAAAAGAAGGCGATTCTAGGGATCAACATTCATAAGCTATTGGATAAAAATGGAAATTCAACCAACAAGGGAGCCAACCCATTCGCCAACTGGACCGTCGGCACCCAAAAAACGCCTATGTCAAATTACGCTAAGGTCTATGATCCTGCCGGAGCAGATAGTAAGGCTGTCTATGCCTCTATATCGAACAACATTGAAGGATGGATCGAAGAGGCTATTCGGCTAAGGGGTTAG